The Vairimorpha necatrix chromosome 11, complete sequence genome window below encodes:
- a CDS encoding DNA-directed RNA polymerase II subunit RPB1, translating into MFDEIVTKRISSIQFGLFSPEEIRKSSVVQIIHPETMENGFPKSGGLIDLKMGTTERAFLCSSCEKDNFSCPGHFGHIELTKPMFHVGYMTKIKKILECVCFYCSRLKISTKNLKKDLNFVWNISKTKSVCEGEIGENGFTGCGNKQPVIKKEGMSLIAFMKGEEESDGKVILNGERVHNILKKIVNEDAVFLGFDQKFTKPEWLILTVLLVPPPSVRPSIVMEGMLRAEDDLTHKLADIVKANTYLKKYELEGAPGHVVRDYEQLLQFHIATMIDNDISGQPQALQKSGRPLKSISARLKGKEGRVRGNLMGKRVDFSARSVITPDPNISVEEVGVPSEIAKIHTFPEIITPFNIDRLTKLVSNGPNEYPGANYVIRNDGQRIDLNFNRGDIKLEEGYVVERHMQDGDVVLFNRQPSLHKMSMMAHFVRVMEGKTFRLNLSCVSPYNADFDGDEMNLHMPQSYNSKAELEELCLVSKQVLSPQSNKPVMGIVQDSLTALRLFTLRDSFFDRRETMQLLYSVNINNYEFTDSSKLIMTHDDSFGNNLHTEESSNIMKILNFPAISYPKKLWTGKQILSYILPNTIYNGKSNEHNEEDLENVEDSYVIIRNGEILSGIIDKKAVGSTQGGLIHIIANDFGPDRVTCFFDDAQKMMNLYFATINAFSIGIGDAIADKETMSQVQRSIETAKEQVNEIIVKAQKNKLERLPGMSMRESFESQVNYILNKPRDISGASASKSLSFCNNMRTMVLAGSKGSFINISQVTACLGQQNVEGKRIPFGFNYRSLPHFSKADYSGKSRGFVENSYVKGITPEEFFFHAMGGREGLIDTAIKTAETGYIQRRLVKAMEDATVTLDRSVRGADGFIYQYEYGEDGFDATFLEMQKMTHDDVATKDDVSFKNLHLIDMFTDLNFAIKKENVTDQIYKLLTTDVNLQKILYDEFEWLNENVKKYEKMNIASPCNFQRIINLAIYKFDCRKGDISPYLILDTIKNLIENLPIKNLLIEILIKYNLSIKRILNEYKLSLEAYNWILKEIKFKILKSIISPNEMVGTLAAQSVGEPATQMTLNTFHLAGVSANITMGVPRLKEIINVAKNIKTPCMKIYLKDPFNKTLEMAKKIQSELEFSDIKSLCEFSEIYYDPVIEDTSIKEDKDFVQEYFDFPDEHLDFSKMPKFIIRLKIDRIKLVSKNLKLENIVKSLHEAFPNIFHIIRSDENSQNLIIRIRCISSLNNNVEYYNLQYKNILNLKIMGYNKIKKVFISEDKDKDEWYLQTDGVCIREIFSHPNVEGHLVTSNDLNEIVEVLGIEAARETILNELTLVIDGNGSYVNHRHISLLADVMTMKGYLTGITRHGVNKVGFGALKRASFEETVDILLDAALVAENNVTKGITENIMMGQLAPLGTGIGDLLLDVSKLDKAIPLSKPEYNYEEVDTPFIHSPVSENLSISSGNWSPAYLVEGNRYAPKTSLYSPTSPTYSPTSPTYSPTSPTYSPTSPTYSPTSPTYSPTSPTYSPTSPSYSPTSPSYSPTSPSYSPTSPSYSPTSPSYSPTSPSYSPTSPSYSPTSPSYSPTSPSYSPTSPSYSPTSPSYSPTYDNDEKKTNRKRKGKQ; encoded by the coding sequence ATGTTTGATGAAATTGTAACAAAAAGAATCTCGTCAATCCAATTCGGTTTATTTTCTCcagaagaaataagaaaatcaaGTGTCGTCCAAATAATCCACCCCGAAACCATGGAAAATGGGTTCCCTAAATCTGGTGGtttaatagatttaaaaatgggCACTACAGAAAGGGCTTTTTTATGTTCATCCTGtgaaaaagataatttttcttgCCCTGGTCATTTTGGCCATATTGAATTAACTAAGCCAATGTTCCATGTTGGTTACATGACGAAAATCAAGAAAATCTTGGAATgtgtttgtttttattgttcTAGACTTAAAATTAGTACAAAAAATCTTAAGAAAGATTTGAATTTTGTATGGAATATTTCTAAGACTAAAAGTGTCTGCGAAGGTGAAATTGGGGAAAATGGGTTTACAGGCTGTGGAAATAAGCAGCctgtaataaaaaaagaaggaaTGAGTTTGATAGCTTTTATGAAAGGAGAAGAAGAAAGTGATGGTAAAGTAATTTTGAATGGAGAAAGAgttcataatattttgaagAAGATTGTAAATGAAGATGCTGTGTTTTTGGGTTTTGATCAGAAGTTTACTAAGCCTGAGTGGCTTATTTTGACTGTTCTTTTAGTTCCTCCTCCTTCTGTAAGGCCTAGTATTGTCATGGAAGGAATGTTGAGAGCAGAAGATGATTTGACTCATAAATTGGCAGATATAGTGAAAGCTAATACTTATCTTAAGAAATATGAATTAGAAGGGGCACCTGGTCATGTAGTAAGGGATTATGAACAATTACTCCAATTTCATATTGCCACAATGATTGACAATGACATAAGTGGCCAACCACAGGCACTTCAGAAAAGTGGGCGCCCTTTAAAAAGCATTTCTGCTCGACTGAAAGGCAAAGAAGGGCGAGTCCGGGGAAATTTAATGGGAAAAAGGGTAGATTTCAGTGCCAGGTCTGTAATTACGCCTGATCCGAATATTTCTGTAGAAGAAGTCGGAGTTCCTTCTGAGATTGCGAAGATCCACACTTTCCCTGAAATTATAACTCCTTTTAATATTGACCGCCTTACTAAACTTGTCTCAAATGGGCCAAATGAGTACCCCGGGGCGAATTATGTAATAAGAAATGACGGACAAAGAATAGACTTAAATTTCAATAGGGGAGATATTAAGTTAGAAGAAGGTTATGTAGTCGAGAGACACATGCAAGACGGAGATgtagttttatttaatagaCAACCTTCTTTACACAAAATGAGCATGATGGCTCATTTTGTCCGAGTCATGGAAGGCAAAACTTTTAGACTAAATTTGTCTTGTGTCTCGCCGTATAACGCGGATTTTGACGGGGACGAAATGAATCTTCACATGCCGCAAAGTTACAACAGTAAGGCGGAATTAGAAGAATTATGTTTAGTAAGTAAACAAGTATTAAGTCCACAATCTAATAAACCAGTAATGGGGATAGTACAAGACAGTTTAACAGCTCTAAGACTTTTTACATTACGAgattcattttttgatcGTAGAGAAACAATGcaattattatattctgtaaatattaataattatgaGTTTACTGATTCGTCGAAATTAATTATGACTCATGATGACTCATTTGGTAATAATTTACATACTGAAGAATCttcaaatattatgaaaatattaaatttcccAGCTATTTCTTATCCTAAGAAATTGTGGACTGGTAAACAAATCTTAAGTTACATTTTACCaaatacaatttataaTGGAAAATCTAATGAGCACAACGAAGAAGACTTGGAAAATGTCGAAGATTCTTACGTCATAATTAGAAATGGCGAAATCTTAAGTGGAATTATTGACAAGAAAGCTGTCGGGTCAACACAAGGCGGTTTAATTCACATAATTGCAAATGACTTTGGTCCTGACAGAGTGACTTGTTTCTTTGATGATGCTCAGAAAATGATGAATCTTTATTTCGCTACAATAAACGCCTTTTCTATTGGAATTGGTGACGCAATAGCAGACAAAGAAACAATGAGTCAAGTACAAAGAAGTATAGAAACAGCTAAAGAACAAGTAAATGAAATCATAGTCAAagcacaaaaaaataaactagaAAGATTACCAGGTATGTCAATGAGAGAGAGCTTTGAAAGTCAAGtaaattacattttaaataaaccAAGAGACATTTCAGGCGCGTCAGCTTCAAAATCTTTAAGTTTTTGTAATAACATGAGGACGATGGTCCTGGCAGGATCAAAAGgctcttttataaatatttcacAAGTCACAGCTTGTTTAGGTCAACAAAATGTAGAAGGAAAAAGAATCCCTTTTGGTTTTAATTATAGATCTTTACCACATTTTAGTAAAGCGGATTATTCTGGGAAATCAAGAGGATTTGTAGAAAATAGTTATGTAAAAGGAATTACTCCTGAAGAATTCTTCTTTCATGCTATGGGAGGTAGAGAAGGTCTAATTGATACTGCTATTAAAACAGCAGAAACAGGATATATTCAAAGAAGACTAGTAAAAGCAATGGAAGATGCTACTGTCACTCTTGATAGATCTGTAAGAGGAGCAGAtggttttatttatcaatatGAATACGGAGAAGATGGTTTTGATGCCacttttttagaaatgCAAAAAATGACTCATGATGACGTGGCCACTAAAGATGACGtgtcttttaaaaatttgcatTTAATAGACATGTTTACAGATTTGAATTTcgcaataaaaaaagaaaatgttACAGAtcaaatttacaaattattGACTACTGATGTAAATTTacagaaaattttatatgatgAATTTGAGTGGTTAAAtgaaaatgtaaaaaaatatgaaaaaatgaatattgCTAGCCCATGTAATTTCCaaagaataataaatttagcgatttataaatttgattgtAGAAAAGGAGACATTTCCCcgtatttaattttagatactataaaaaatttaatagaaaatttaccaattaagaatttattaattgaaatattaataaaatataatttatcgATAAAGAGGATTttaaatgaatataaattatcattAGAAGCTTATAATTggattttaaaagaaattaaatttaaaattttaaaatcaataatttCTCCAAATGAAATGGTAGGCACTTTGGCGGCTCAATCTGTAGGGGAGCCTGCGACACAAATGACTTTAAATACTTTCCATTTAGCAGGAGTATCAGCAAATATTACGATGGGAGTACCAagattaaaagaaattataaatgttgcgaaaaatattaagacTCCTTGTATgaagatttatttaaaagatccatttaataaaactttagaAATGGCTAAGAAAATCCAAAGTGAATTAGAATTTTCAGATATAAAAAGTCTCTGTGAATTTAgtgaaatttattatgacCCTGTGATAGAAGACACTTctataaaagaagataaagattttgttcaggaatattttgatttccCTGATGAACATTTAGATTTTAGTAAAATGCctaaatttatcataagattaaaaattgaCAGAATTAAATTGGtaagtaaaaatttgaaattagaaaatattgtaaaaagtTTACATGAGGCCTTTCCTAATATTTTCCATATAATTAGATCAGATGAAAATAGTcagaatttaataataagaaTAAGATGTATTTCATCTTTGAATAATAATGtagaatattataatttacaatataaaaatatattaaatttaaagattatgggttataataaaatcaagaaagtttttataagtGAAGATAAAGACAAAGATGAGTGGTATTTACAGACAGATGGAGTTTGTATAAGAGAAATATTCTCTCATCCAAATGTAGAAGGACATTTGGTAACTTCTAATGATTTAAATGAAATAGTAGAAGTTTTAGGAATAGAAGCTGCTAGAGAGACAATCTTGAATGAATTGACTTTAGTTATAGACGGAAATGGAAGTTATGTCAATCATAGGCACATCAGCCTACTGGCTGATGTGATGACAATGAAGGGATACCTTACAGGTATAACAAGACATGGAGTGAATAAAGTGGGATTTGGTGCACTAAAACGCGCATCATTTGAAGAAACTGTGGATATTTTACTAGACGCAGCTTTAGTAGCAGAAAATAATGTAACAAAAGGTATAACAGAGAATATAATGATGGGACAACTAGCCCCTTTGGGGACAGGAATAGGAGACCTGCTTTTGGATGTAAGTAAATTAGATAAAGCTATACCACTTTCTAAACCAGAATATAATTATGAAGAAGTTGATACGCCATTTATACACAGTCCAGTGTCAGAAAACCTGAGTATAAGCAGTGGAAACTGGAGCCCGGCTTATTTAGTAGAAGGAAATCGATATGCGCCAAAAACAAGTTTATATTCTCCGACGAGCCCGACTTATAGTCCAACGAGCCCAACATATAGTCCCACGAGCCCAACATATAGTCCAACAAGCCCAACTTACAGCCCGACAAGCCCAACTTATAGTCCAACGAGCCCGACCTACTCACCAACATCGCCATCGTATAGTCCGACAAGTCCGAGTTACAGTCCAACAAGCCCGAGTTACAGTCCAACAAGCCCGAGCTATAGTCCAACAAGTCCATCTTATAGCCCAACAAGCCCATCTTACAGTCCAACATCACCGTCTTACAGTCCAACATCACCGTCTTACAGTCCAACAAGCCCGTCTTATAGTCCAACAAGCCCGTCTTATAGTCCAACAAGCCCGTCTTATAGTCCAACGTACGATAATGACGAAAAGAAAACTAATAGGAAACGAAAAGGAAagcaataa
- a CDS encoding phenylalanine-tRNA ligase beta subunit (FARSB) — translation MPTISVSKFEIERLLNKNYDPENFSDILFDFGLEIDEIEKNDTETSYKIEIPANRYDLLCAEGLSNSLHSYLFNKQFIDIKLLPSQFEIKKKYFKKRSCVASAIIKNFSFDKISYDSFISYQEKLCGSLGRNRSLVSMGTHDLDKISWPVTFKSIKKNVLDFVPLNCKKQVQNLEEHFKDDKNISKYLQYLDDDEYVVFEDNNNDVISVPPVINSNKTKISLDTRNILVEVTGTNSYKVNTCLKMLLSAFRTEEMYSVNITGEEIEKTNEKIYTLTLEEVYKELNIKIDIDTLENLLIKMMYQVIKVDDKSLNIIVPSIRQDVIHKADIIEDIAICYGYNNIKMIMPDLSTIGSENRLNKFSDKLRLEMSMLGFIEVYTMVLVSRTDDKFEKSSALVENYKSLECEVVRNSLYPGLLKSVSSNLHCKIPIKIFELGDVVNLSKNDVGAANRRMLSCLFVGNKSHLEEIQGPMTTILEKCGIKNFQFENFYNEKKYLKNQSAVLKINGEVYGSIGVCSGDVMNRYKIPYSGSMFELDIEKIYEKFFK, via the coding sequence ATGCCTACAATCTCAGTCtcaaaatttgaaatagAACGActtcttaataaaaattacgaCCCAGAAAACTTTTCTGACATTTTATTCGATTTCGGTTTAGAAATTGAcgaaatagaaaaaaatgacaCTGAAACTTCTTATAAAATCGAAATCCCTGCAAACAGATACGATTTATTATGTGCAGAAGGATTATCTAATTCTCTAcattcttatttatttaataaacaattcatagacataaaattattaccAAGCCAgtttgaaataaaaaaaaaatattttaaaaaaagatcttGTGTCGCTTCTgctatcataaaaaatttttcatttgataaaatttcttatgatagttttatttcttaCCAAGAGAAATTGTGCGGTTCTCTTGGTAGAAATAGATCTTTAGTGTCGATGGGCACACACGATCTTGATAAAATTTCGTGGCCTGTTACttttaaatcaataaaaaaaaatgtactGGATTTTGTACcattaaattgtaaaaaacaagtaCAGAATCTTGAGGAACATTTTaaagatgataaaaatatatcaaaatatttacaatatctTGATGACGACGAATATGTCGTGTTTGAagataataataatgaTGTAATTAGTGTCCCGCCAGTAATTAATAgtaataaaactaaaatttctttagaTACTAGAAATATTCTTGTAGAAGTCACTGGTACCAATTCGTATAAAGTTAATACATGCTTGAAAATGTTATTAAGCGCTTTTAGAACAGAAGAAATGTATTCTGTAAATATTACAGGAGAAGAAATCGAAAAAACTAATGAGAAAATTTACACATTGACATTAGAAGAAGTTTATAAAGaactaaatataaagatagACATTGATACATTAGAAAATctcttaataaaaatgatgtATCAAGTCATAAAAGTAGATGATAAAAGTCTCAATATAATAGTGCCTTCTATAAGACAAGATGTTATTCATAAAGCCGATATAATTGAAGATATCGCTATATGTTACGGATACAATAACATCAAAATGATAATGCCTGATTTGAGCACAATAGGCAGCGAAAACAgacttaataaatttagcGACAAATTGAGACTAGAAATGTCCATGTTGGGATTTATAGAAGTTTACACGATGGTGTTAGTATCAAGAACTGACGACAAATTTGAGAAATCAAGTGCACTAGTAGAAAACTACAAATCTTTAGAATGCGAAGTAGTTAGAAATTCCTTGTACCCCGGCTTACTAAAATCTGTCTCTTCTAATTTACACTGTAAAAtaccaataaaaattttcgaaCTTGGTGACGTAGTAAATTTAAGTAAAAATGATGTTGGTGCAGCGAATAGAAGAATGTTAAGTTGTTTATTTGTAGGAAACAAAAGTCATTTAGAAGAAATACAAGGGCCTATGACTACAATATTAGAGAAATGTgggataaaaaattttcaatttgaaaatttttataatgaaaaaaaatatttaaagaatcaGAGTGCggtattaaaaattaatgggGAAGTTTATGGGAGTATAGGAGTTTGTAGTGGAGATGTGATGAATCGATATAAGATACCGTATTCTGGATCTATGTTTGAATTggatattgaaaaaatttatgaaaaattttttaaataa